In the Numida meleagris isolate 19003 breed g44 Domestic line chromosome 5, NumMel1.0, whole genome shotgun sequence genome, one interval contains:
- the ARL3 gene encoding ADP-ribosylation factor-like protein 3, whose protein sequence is MGLLSILRKLKSTPDQEVRILLLGLDNAGKTTLLKQLASEDISHITPTQGFNIKSVQSQGFKLNVWDIGGQRKIRPYWRNYFENTDILIYVIDSADRKRFEETGQELAELLDEEKLGGVPVLIFANKQDLLTAAPASEIAEGLNLHTIRDRVWQIQSCSALSGEGVQDGMNWVCKNVNAKKK, encoded by the exons GGTTTACTGTCAATCCTGCGTAAACTGAAAAGCACTCCAGACCAGGAGGTGAGGATCCTCCTCTTGGGACTGGATAATGCAGGCAAGACCACACTCCTGAAACAGCTGGCATCTGAGGACATAAGCCACATCACACCAACACAG GGCTTTAACATCAAAAGTGTACAGTCTCAAGGCTTCAAGCTGAATGTATGGGACATAGGTGGACAGAGGAAGATCAGGCCGTACTGGAGGAACTACTTCGAAAACACTGATATCCTT atctATGTCATTGACAGTGCAGATAGGAAGAGGTTTGAAGAAACGGGTCAG GAGCTGGCTGAGCTTTTGGATGAAGAAAAGCTTGGTGGAGTCCCCGTGCTCATATTCGCTAACAAGCAGGATTTGCTGACGGCTGCCCCTGCTTCAGAGATTGCCGAGGGACTGAACCTACACACAATCCGTGACAGAGTCTGGCAGATCCAGTCTTGTTCGGCTCTTTCAGGAGAGGGAGTAcag GACGGCATGAATTGGGTGTGCAAAAATGTCaatgcaaagaagaaataa